Proteins encoded together in one Colius striatus isolate bColStr4 chromosome 3, bColStr4.1.hap1, whole genome shotgun sequence window:
- the SH2D4A gene encoding SH2 domain-containing protein 4A isoform X2 gives MLKQILSDMYIDPDLLAELSEEQKQILFFKMRQEQIRRWKEREAAEDKASAKKPPLRKTNRKSVTWKLGADNDVWVWVMGEHPSDKSYAAICEEIQAQRAKQLVGEQGKEGRETDSPGTQSLHPQQGVLGETDLHGNKKSTVEKKEDGRKTAAATTGKSQKLTKRETRDVHQMLADCHMRKHGFQQTKEAQRTSEETIAPQETVPENHPSSESQKTLQKLDENEPEWQESLRKSKAADEKRRSLARQARDDYRRLSLQGIRRGKQADISKGAAAGDRRPLQYPPLPPKPKLLPAAMANGRSTRKEGIQRTISNSTEESIIKWFKQEQFPLRAGYQKSMDTIAPWFHGILTSKKAEELLNKTVPGNFLVRVSEKIKGYVLSYRSVEGCKHFLIDASSDSYSFLGVDQLQHSTLADLVDYHKNEPITSLGKELLLYPCGQEDQEPDYISLFE, from the exons ATGCTGAAACAGATATTATCGGACATGTACATCGATCCTGACCTACTGGCGGAACTCAGTGAGGAGCAGAAGCAGATCCTCTTCTTCAAGATGAGGCAAGAACAGATCAGGCggtggaaggaaagagaagctgcTGAGGACAAGGCTTCAGCAAAGAAACCACCGCTGAGAAAAA CCAACAGGAAGTCAGTGACGTGGAAGCTCGGAGCTGACAACGATGTCTGGGTCTGGGTGATGGGCGAGCATCCTTCGGATAAATCATACGCAGCCATCTGTGAAGAGATCCAGGCACAGAGGGCGAAGCAGTTAGTGGGAGAGCAAGGCAAGGAGGGCAG AGAGACTGACTCTCCTGGTACTCAGTCGCTACATCCACAACAAGGAGTCCTGGGTGAGACAGATCTTCATGGGAATAAAAAAAGTACCGtggagaagaaggaagatggaagaaaaactgctgctgctacaacAGGGAAAAGCCAGAAGCTCACAAAG AGGGAAACCAGAGATGTTCACCAGATGCTGGCAGACTGCCACATGAGGAAGCATGGCTTTCAACAG ACAAAGGAAGCACAGAGAACTTCAGAAGAGACCATAGCTCCCCAGGAGACAGTACCAGAGAACCACCCCAGCTCGGAGAGCCAGAAGACACTACAGAAATTGGATGAGAATGAGCCTGAATGGCAGGAATCCT TGCGGAAGTCCAAGGCAGCAGATGAGAAGCGGCGCTCTCTCGCACGGCAAGCCAGGGATGACTACAGGAGGCTTTCGCTGCAGGGCATCCGCCGAGGGAAGCAGGCAGATATTTCCAAGGGTGCCGCAGCAGGAGACCGGCGGCCGCTCCAGTATCCGCCTCTCCCTCCCAAACCcaagcttctgcctgctgccatGGCAAACGGAAGATCCACTAG GAAAGAGGGAATCCAGAGGACAATCTCCAACTCCACTGAAGAAAGCATCATCAAGTGGTTCAAACAGGAGCAATTTCCTCTCCGAGCTGGCTATCAGAAAAGCATGGACACGATAGCACCTTGGTTCCATG GTATCCTAACCTCTAAGAAAGCAGAGGAGCTTCTGAATAAAACAGTACCAGGGAATTTTCTGGTCCGGGTCAGTGAGAAAATCAAAGGCTACGTGCTCTCCTATCGATCCGTGGAAGGATGTAAACACTTCCTCATTGATGCCTCCAGTGATTCCTACAGCTTCCTTGGAGTGGACCAGCTGCAACACTCAACGCTGGCTGACCTTGTAGACTATCATAAG AACGAACCAATCACTTCCTTGGGGAAGGAGCTGTTGCTTTACCCATGTGGCCAAGAGGACCAAGAACCAGATTACATCTCTCTCTTTGAGTGA